The window AGTTTTCAACTATATTTAGCTATGATAAAAAATAGAAATCAAGGTGGATTTATAATAACAAGAGATCAACTAAAAGAACTTTTAGGAGTAGGACAGGAAAATTATGAAAGGTTTTATGATTTTGAAAAAACTATTTTGAAACCAGCATTAGAAGATATCAATCAATTAACTAAGTATAATATAGAGTATAAAAAAATAAAAAATAGTGATGGATTTACAAGTAAGATAATGGAGATAGAGTTTAGTTTTAATCATAAGCTTTCACCAATTTTATCAGAGGAGATTGATAGACTTCTTCTACCTTTAAGAGATAGAGTTGATTCTATATCTACAGTTAGTAAAGTTATAGAGGAAGCACTTTTAAAAGAAGGTGTAGAGTTTGTAAGAAATAATCTTTATCATCTAGATAAGGGAATTTCAGGATCATTAGATGAAGCTATTTGTTTAGCGTTAAAAGAGAATCAAGATACCGATCATCAAGAAAAATATATTTTGGTTAGCAAAACGTCAGATATATTTTCTAATAGATTTATTTTTGAATCAAGGTTGTATAAAGAGTTACTAAAGTGTAAATTTTATTATAATTATAATTTTTTAAAAGCTCTTAGAAATATGAAAGTAGGAGAAACTTTAGAATACAAAGATGAAAGACATAAGATTAATATTTTATATTTAGATAAAGGAAGAGAAAGTACTATAGAAATATATAAGGCTGCTGAAGATGCTAATGGAGAAAAAAAATAAATTTAAGCGTTAATATTAAAAAAAAAGATATAAAGTATTGAAAATATTGTAAGTATTAGACGAAAAAAAATAATATATTTTTCTTGTAGTTTTAGTTCTTGACTTACTCGGAAAAATCTAGTAAAAACTAAGTAAAACAAAGGTTTTTAGGAGGGAGTAAAAAAATGAAACAATTAGGAATATCTATATATCCATTTCATGCAACACTAGAAGAAAATAAAAATTATATTGAATTAGCAGCAAAATACGGATATAAAAGAGTTTTTACTTGCTTACTATCAGTAGATGGAGATAAAGAGGCTATACTAAAAGAATTTAAAGAAACGATAGAACACGCTAATAGTTTTGGAATGGAAGTTATGGTAGATGTGGCTCCTTCAATATTTAGTAAATTAAATATAAGTTATGAAGATCTATCATTTTTTAAAGAGATAGGTGCTTGTGGAGTAAGATTAGATTTAGGATTCTCTGGAAATGAGGAAAGTATAATGACTTTCAATGAGCATGGACTTTTAGTAGAGATAAATATGAGTCAAGATACTAATTATGTTAATACTATAATGGATTATATGCCAAATAAAGAGAAATTAGTAGGTTGTCATAATTTCTATCCACATAGATATACTGGACTTTCAAGAGAACATTTTAGAAGCTGTAATAAAAGGTTTAAAGGGTTTTCATTAACAACAGCAGCCTTTGTAACATCACAAACTGGAACTTTTGGACCATGGCCAGTAAATGATGGACTGTGCACATTAGAAGAGCATAGAGATCTTCCAATTGAAGTTCAAGGAAGAGAGTTATTCAATGAAGGAATAGATGTTGTAATAATATCAAACTGTTTCCCAACAGAAGAAGAACTTAAAAAATTAGCAGATATAAATAAA of the Cetobacterium sp. NK01 genome contains:
- a CDS encoding DUF871 domain-containing protein — its product is MKQLGISIYPFHATLEENKNYIELAAKYGYKRVFTCLLSVDGDKEAILKEFKETIEHANSFGMEVMVDVAPSIFSKLNISYEDLSFFKEIGACGVRLDLGFSGNEESIMTFNEHGLLVEINMSQDTNYVNTIMDYMPNKEKLVGCHNFYPHRYTGLSREHFRSCNKRFKGFSLTTAAFVTSQTGTFGPWPVNDGLCTLEEHRDLPIEVQGRELFNEGIDVVIISNCFPTEEELKKLADINKEMLELECEVYEGVGTVEKDIIEKELHFQRGDVGEYVVRSTQSRVKYKGTHFELFNPVDIKKGDVLIESSLYGQYAGELHIARKDMKNSGKTSVVGRINPNYMGLLDSIKPWQKFKIKIKK
- a CDS encoding replication initiation protein, which produces MRKMAFDFSKNDIFIDTDKKLNKKERDFLEIIREKYKGKNEKYIIFTEKELRSIVKERGLIEDFLDKFSKRRIHLKLIEKEEEIFFSSFPIFDFYMRNREEYRLYISRSLKSLKESGIFDDIDLLLILLFKDKKSFQLYLAMIKNRNQGGFIITRDQLKELLGVGQENYERFYDFEKTILKPALEDINQLTKYNIEYKKIKNSDGFTSKIMEIEFSFNHKLSPILSEEIDRLLLPLRDRVDSISTVSKVIEEALLKEGVEFVRNNLYHLDKGISGSLDEAICLALKENQDTDHQEKYILVSKTSDIFSNRFIFESRLYKELLKCKFYYNYNFLKALRNMKVGETLEYKDERHKINILYLDKGRESTIEIYKAAEDANGEKK